One segment of Setaria viridis chromosome 4, Setaria_viridis_v4.0, whole genome shotgun sequence DNA contains the following:
- the LOC117851750 gene encoding nuclear poly(A) polymerase 4 isoform X1, producing the protein MAGGSDAPKQYGITKPLSLLGPVEADLQRTAELEKFLVEAGLYESPEESAKREEVLGKLDQIVKDWVKQLTSQRGYTDQMVEEANAVLFTFGSYRLGVHGPGADIDTLCVGPSYVNREEDFFIILHEILAQTEDVTELQPVPDAHVPVMKFKFHGISIDLLYASVSLLVVPADLDISQGSVLYDIDEATVRSLNGCRVADQILRLVPNIENFCTALRCLKYWAKRRGVYSNVTGFLGGVNWALLVARVCQLYPNAVPSMLVSRFFRVFTQWRWPNPVMLCSIEEDELGFPVWDPRKNPRDKCHHMPIITPAYPCMNSSYNVSTSTLRVMMEQFQFGNKICQEIEMNKASWSALFEPFQFFEAYKNYLQVDIIAEDDEDLRLWKGWVESRLRQLTLKIERDTYGMLQCHPYPHEYADPSRQSAHCAFFMGLSRKEGVKIQEGQQFDIRGTVEEFRHEINSYMFWKPGMELAVSHVRRKQIPAYVFPEGYKRPRPSRHVNHQQQSNKNDSEDGTATRSPDSQLKRKHDSAGTDDAEPVRSAKRSSVSPVHPKTFPESGNAGVETTCNNQIRRASSDASGGSQASPQASERSPEPVASGPRCASMGAVCSGDATSKHGIPLVESCATPTVAVCTTLKRVAEKVVSELVGSERLGSTNSAELLESMEKDVLAENVHFGGNGVAQGGLPEELEPNHRIEVGF; encoded by the exons ATGGCGGGCGGCTCCGATGCCCCGAAGCAGTACGGAATAACCAAGCCGTTATCGCTGCTTGGGCCGGTGGAGGCGGATCTCCAGAGGACGGCGGAGTTAGAGAAG TTCTTGGTTGAGGCGGGCCTATATGAGAGCCCCGAGGAGTCTGCTAAGCGGGAGGAGGTGCTGGGGAAGCTTGACcag ATTGTTAAAGACTGGGTGAAGCAATTGACTAGTCAGAGAGGATATACTGATCAAATGGTTGAAGAGGCAAATGCTGTTCTTTTCACCTTTGGCTCATACCGTCTAGGG GTTCATGGACCTGGGGCCGATATTGATACTCTTTGTGTAGGACCTTCATATGTGAATCGTGAG GAAGATTTTTTCATCATACTGCATGAGATATTAGCACAAACAGAGGATGTGACCGAGCTGCAACCTGTACCGGATGCACATGTCCCTGTTATGAAATTTAAGTTCCATGGAATATCAATTGACCTTCTTTATGCTAGTGTCTCCCTCTTAGTAGTACCAGCT GACTTGGATATCTCTCAAGGATCAGTACTTTATGATATTGATGAAGCAACTGTCCGTAGCCTTAATGGGTGCAGAGTAGCGGACCAAATTCTTAGACTTGTTCCAAATATTGAG AATTTCTGCACGGCATTAAGATGTTTAAAATACTGGGCAAAAAGAAGAGGTGTTTACTCAAAT GTTACTGGTTTTCTTGGTGGTGTCAACTGGGCTTTGCTGGTTGCACGTGTCTGCCAGCTCTATCCTAATGCTGTGCCAAGTATGTTGGTCTCGCGATTCTTTAGGGTTTTTACCCAGTGGCGGTGGCCAAATCCAGTTATGCTTTGTTCCATTGAGGAGGATGAACTTGGTTTCCCCGTTTGGGATCCACGCAAAAATCCTCGAGATAAATGTCATCATATGCCCATTATAACCCCTGCATACCCGTGCATGAACTCTAGCTATAATGTTTCGACAAGCACGCTGAGGGTTATGATGGAGCAATTTCAGTTTGGTAATAAAATTTGCCAG GAAATTGAAATGAATAAGGCAAGCTGGTCAGCTCTTTTTGAGCCTTTTCAATTTTTCGAAGCATACAAGAATTATCTACAGGTTGACATCATTGCTGAAGATGATGAAGACCTTAGACTTTGGAAGGGATGGGTGGAATCTCGACTGCGGCAACTAACTCTAAAG ATTGAACGTGATACATATGGAATGCTGCAGTGTCATCCTTACCCACATGAGTATGCAGACCCTTCTAGACAGTCTGCCCATTGTGCTTTCTTCATGGGCTTATCAAGGAAAGAAGGTGTGAAAATACAGGAAGGTCAACAGTTTGATATTCGTGGAACGGTAGAGGAGTTTAGGCATGAAATTAACTCTTATATGTTCTGGAAGCCTGGGATGGAGTTAGCTGTTTCTCATGTTCGGAGGAAGCAGATCCCAGCTTATGTATTTCCAGAGGGTTATAAGAGACCTCGCCCTTCGAGACATGTCAACCATCAGCAGCAGTCTAATAAAAATGATTCTGAAGATGGCACAGCGACGAGATCTCCGGACAGTCAGCTGAAGAGAAAGCATGATTCTGCTGGAACTGATGATGCTGAACCTGTCAGGTCTGCCAAGAGGTCATCAGTCAGCCCAGTTCATCCTAAAACTTTTCCAGAATCTGGGAATGCTGGTGTTGAGACAACATGTAACAACCAAATTAGAAGGGCTTCAAGCGATGCGAGTGGTGGTAGCCAGGCATCACCACAGGCATCTGAGAGAAGCCCAGAACCTGTTGCGTCTGGCCCCAGGTGTGCGTCAATGGGGGCAGTGTGTTCTGGTGATGCAACTAGTAAGCATGGTATTCCTCTTGTCGAGAGCTGCGCCACTCCAACTGTAGCAGTATGCACAACTTTAAAGCGGGTAGCTGAGAAAGTTGTGTCAGAGCTAGTTGGAAGTGAAAGGTTGGGAAGCACCAATAGTGCTGAGTTACTGGAGAGTATGGAAAAAGATGTTCTTGCTGAAAATGTGCATTTTGGTGGGAATGGAGTCGCACAAGGTGGCCTTCCTGAAGAGTTAGAG CCAAACCATAGGATTGAAGTCGGTTTTTAA
- the LOC117851750 gene encoding nuclear poly(A) polymerase 4 isoform X2, whose product MAGGSDAPKQYGITKPLSLLGPVEADLQRTAELEKFLVEAGLYESPEESAKREEVLGKLDQIVKDWVKQLTSQRGYTDQMVEEANAVLFTFGSYRLGVHGPGADIDTLCVGPSYVNREEDFFIILHEILAQTEDVTELQPVPDAHVPVMKFKFHGISIDLLYASVSLLVVPADLDISQGSVLYDIDEATVRSLNGCRVADQILRLVPNIENFCTALRCLKYWAKRRGVYSNVTGFLGGVNWALLVARVCQLYPNAVPSMLVSRFFRVFTQWRWPNPVMLCSIEEDELGFPVWDPRKNPRDKCHHMPIITPAYPCMNSSYNVSTSTLRVMMEQFQFGNKICQEIEMNKASWSALFEPFQFFEAYKNYLQVDIIAEDDEDLRLWKGWVESRLRQLTLKIERDTYGMLQCHPYPHEYADPSRQSAHCAFFMGLSRKEGVKIQEGQQFDIRGTVEEFRHEINSYMFWKPGMELAVSHVRRKQIPAYVFPEGYKRPRPSRHVNHQQQSNKNDSEDGTATRSPDSQLKRKHDSAGTDDAEPVRSAKRSSVSPVHPKTFPESGNAGVETTCNNQIRRASSDASGGSQASPQASERSPEPVASGPRCASMGAVCSGDATSKHGIPLVESCATPTVAVCTTLKRVAEKVVSELVGSERLGSTNSAELLESMEKDVLAENVHFGGNGVAQGGLPEELEV is encoded by the exons ATGGCGGGCGGCTCCGATGCCCCGAAGCAGTACGGAATAACCAAGCCGTTATCGCTGCTTGGGCCGGTGGAGGCGGATCTCCAGAGGACGGCGGAGTTAGAGAAG TTCTTGGTTGAGGCGGGCCTATATGAGAGCCCCGAGGAGTCTGCTAAGCGGGAGGAGGTGCTGGGGAAGCTTGACcag ATTGTTAAAGACTGGGTGAAGCAATTGACTAGTCAGAGAGGATATACTGATCAAATGGTTGAAGAGGCAAATGCTGTTCTTTTCACCTTTGGCTCATACCGTCTAGGG GTTCATGGACCTGGGGCCGATATTGATACTCTTTGTGTAGGACCTTCATATGTGAATCGTGAG GAAGATTTTTTCATCATACTGCATGAGATATTAGCACAAACAGAGGATGTGACCGAGCTGCAACCTGTACCGGATGCACATGTCCCTGTTATGAAATTTAAGTTCCATGGAATATCAATTGACCTTCTTTATGCTAGTGTCTCCCTCTTAGTAGTACCAGCT GACTTGGATATCTCTCAAGGATCAGTACTTTATGATATTGATGAAGCAACTGTCCGTAGCCTTAATGGGTGCAGAGTAGCGGACCAAATTCTTAGACTTGTTCCAAATATTGAG AATTTCTGCACGGCATTAAGATGTTTAAAATACTGGGCAAAAAGAAGAGGTGTTTACTCAAAT GTTACTGGTTTTCTTGGTGGTGTCAACTGGGCTTTGCTGGTTGCACGTGTCTGCCAGCTCTATCCTAATGCTGTGCCAAGTATGTTGGTCTCGCGATTCTTTAGGGTTTTTACCCAGTGGCGGTGGCCAAATCCAGTTATGCTTTGTTCCATTGAGGAGGATGAACTTGGTTTCCCCGTTTGGGATCCACGCAAAAATCCTCGAGATAAATGTCATCATATGCCCATTATAACCCCTGCATACCCGTGCATGAACTCTAGCTATAATGTTTCGACAAGCACGCTGAGGGTTATGATGGAGCAATTTCAGTTTGGTAATAAAATTTGCCAG GAAATTGAAATGAATAAGGCAAGCTGGTCAGCTCTTTTTGAGCCTTTTCAATTTTTCGAAGCATACAAGAATTATCTACAGGTTGACATCATTGCTGAAGATGATGAAGACCTTAGACTTTGGAAGGGATGGGTGGAATCTCGACTGCGGCAACTAACTCTAAAG ATTGAACGTGATACATATGGAATGCTGCAGTGTCATCCTTACCCACATGAGTATGCAGACCCTTCTAGACAGTCTGCCCATTGTGCTTTCTTCATGGGCTTATCAAGGAAAGAAGGTGTGAAAATACAGGAAGGTCAACAGTTTGATATTCGTGGAACGGTAGAGGAGTTTAGGCATGAAATTAACTCTTATATGTTCTGGAAGCCTGGGATGGAGTTAGCTGTTTCTCATGTTCGGAGGAAGCAGATCCCAGCTTATGTATTTCCAGAGGGTTATAAGAGACCTCGCCCTTCGAGACATGTCAACCATCAGCAGCAGTCTAATAAAAATGATTCTGAAGATGGCACAGCGACGAGATCTCCGGACAGTCAGCTGAAGAGAAAGCATGATTCTGCTGGAACTGATGATGCTGAACCTGTCAGGTCTGCCAAGAGGTCATCAGTCAGCCCAGTTCATCCTAAAACTTTTCCAGAATCTGGGAATGCTGGTGTTGAGACAACATGTAACAACCAAATTAGAAGGGCTTCAAGCGATGCGAGTGGTGGTAGCCAGGCATCACCACAGGCATCTGAGAGAAGCCCAGAACCTGTTGCGTCTGGCCCCAGGTGTGCGTCAATGGGGGCAGTGTGTTCTGGTGATGCAACTAGTAAGCATGGTATTCCTCTTGTCGAGAGCTGCGCCACTCCAACTGTAGCAGTATGCACAACTTTAAAGCGGGTAGCTGAGAAAGTTGTGTCAGAGCTAGTTGGAAGTGAAAGGTTGGGAAGCACCAATAGTGCTGAGTTACTGGAGAGTATGGAAAAAGATGTTCTTGCTGAAAATGTGCATTTTGGTGGGAATGGAGTCGCACAAGGTGGCCTTCCTGAAGAGTTAGAG GTATGA